Below is a window of Nocardia asteroides DNA.
GCGATCGGTGGGAGAACCGATGAACGGCGTATACGGCGGCGATGATCCGCTCGCGATCGGGGTGTACGGCGCGCGGGTGCACAATCTGCGCGATATCGATGTGACGGTGCCGTTGCGCACGTTCGTCGCGGTGGCGGGGGTGTCGGGGTCGGGGAAGTCGTCGCTGGCGATGGGGGTGTTGTACGCGGAGGGCTCGCGGCGCTACCTCGAGGCGTTGTCGACGTATACGCGGCGGCGGATGGCGGCGGCGCCGCGGGCCGCGGTCGACAGTGTGGTGCACGTGCCCGCCGCGCTGGCGTTGCGGCAGCGGCCCGGGGTGCCGGGGGTGCGCAGCACGTTCGGCACGTCGACGGAGTTGCTGAACGTGCTGCGGTTGATGTTCTCGCGGTTGGCGGCGCATCGGTGCCCGAACGGGCATCGGCAGGCGCCGACCGTCGAGGTGGCGATGGGCCTGGAGCTGACGTGTCCGGTGTGCGGGGTGCGTTTCGCGCCCCCTGGCGCGGAGTCGCTGGCGTTCAACGGTGACGGCGGGTGTCCCCGGTGTGCGGGTACGGGGGTGGTGCGTGAGGTGGACGAGGACGCGTTGGTGCCCGATCCGGGACGCACCATCGCGCAGGGGGCGGTGGCGCCGTGGTCGATGTTCGGGTTGACGGTGATGCCGCGGGTGGTCGCCGAGTTCGGGGTGCGCACCGATGTGCCGTATCGCGATCTGAGCAGTGCCGAACGGGAGGTGGTGTTGCGCGGTCCGGCCGAGAAGCGTCATATCACGGTGCCGACGAAGAACGGCAAGGTGTTCGAGATGGACTTCACCTATCGCAATGCGGTGCGGTCGGTGCAGGAGGCGCTGGACAAGTCGACCAGTGAGCGCGGCCTGGCGCGGGTGAACCGGTTCATCACCGCGCGGCGGTGCCCGGTGTGTCACGGCACCCGGTTGAGCGAGCGGGCGCTGGCGCCGCTGGTCGCGGGGATCGATCTGGCGCGGGCCACGGCCCAGACCTTGGACGAGCTGGTGGCGTGGGCGCCGGGGGTGGTGGCTCCCCTGCCGACCAAGATGCGGGAGATGGCGGGGCGGCTGGTGGAGACATTGCTGGCGATGGCGCGCCGGTTGCGGGAGCTGGGGCTGGGTTATCTGAGTCTGGATCGGGCGAGCGCGACCTTGTCGACGGGAGAGCGGCAGCGGGTGCAGCTGGCGCGTGCGGTGCGCAATCAGACGACCGGGGTGCTGTATGTGCTGGACGAGCCGTCGATCGGCCTGCATCCGTCGAATGTGGACGGGCTGCTGGGGGTGCTGCGCGATCTGCTGCGCGACGGCAATTCGGTGGTGTGTGTCGACCACGACGTGCAGGTGTTGCGCGAGGCCGAGTGGATCGTCGAAATGGGGCCGGGTTCGGGTACCGAGGGCGGCCGGGTGCTGGCCACCGGGACACCGGCCGATCTGGGCGCGGACGCGCGGTCGCTGCTGGGTGGTTTCCTGGCCGGGCGGGAGCCGGTGGTGGTGCGGGCGCGCGCGGACACCGAGGCGATGTTCGAGCGGGGCCGGATCCGCTTGTCCACGCGGCCGATCCACACCGTGCACGCGCTGGAGGTCGAGATTCCGCTGGGTCGGGTGACGGCGGTGACCGGGGTGTCGGGTTCGGGCAAGTCGACACTGGTCCTGGAGAGCCTGGTGCCCGCGCTGGCGGCGGCCGCCGCGGATGCGCCGCTGCCGGCGCATGTCGAATCGCTGGAGGCGCCGGGGATCACGCGGGTGGATGTGGTCGACGCGACGCCGATCGGTGTCAACGTGCGTTCCACCGTCGCGACCTACAGCGGGGTGCTCGACGATCTGCGGCGGGCCTACGCGGCGACACCGGCGGCGGTCGAGCGTGGGCTGACGGCCGCCGATTTCTCCTACAACACCGGGTCGCTGCGGTGCACACGGTGTGAGGGCACCGGGCAGGTGTCGCTGGATGTGCAGTTCCTGCCCGATGTCGACATCGAATGCCCGGAGTGCGGCGGTACCCGCTACTCCCCCGCCGCCGGGGAGATCGTGTGGCCCGACGGCGGGATCAGCCTGCCCGCTCTGATGAGGCGCACGGTCGGCGAGGCGCGGGAGCTCACGGTCGGGCTGCGGCGCGTGGACACCCGGTTGCGGCGGCTGGTCGATCTGGGTCTGGGCTATCTGACGCTCGGTGAGAGCACGCCGGCGCTGTCGGGTGGTGAGGCGCAGCGGCTGAAACTGGCCGCCGAGCTGGGGCGCGGGCAGACGGGCTCGGTGTTCGTGTTCGACGAGCCGAGTGTGGGTCTGCATCCCCTCGACATCCGTACCTTGCTGGCGGTGATCCAGCGGCTCGACGACAGTGGCGCGACGGTGATCGTCATCGAGCACGATCTCGACATGATCGCCAATGCCGACTACGTGATCGATCTGGGTCCCGGCGGTGGCGCGGCCGGTGGACGGATCGTGGCCGCCGGGACACCGGCCGCGCTCGCCCGTGTCGCGGGCAGTGTCACCGGCCGCTACCTGGCCGGTCACGTGACGGCGGGTGGGCCGGGATCGGGGCGCACCGCGGCGAGCTGATCGAGGAAGTGCGGGCAGCTGCGGAAGTCCTCGGCGTCGCAGTCGAGGACGTGGGTGATCGCGTCGAGGGCGGCGCGGGTGCGGGCCAGCTGGTCGAGGAGGCGGGCACGCTGCTCGTGCAGGACCCGGGTGCGGGTGGCGCGGTCGGGGGTGCCGGTGAACAGCAGGGCGAGGTCGTCCAGGGACAGTCCGGCCTTCTTGCCCAGGACGATCATGGCGATGGTGTCGAGGTCGGTGTCGCGGTAGCGGCGCCGGCCCGCCGCGTCGCGGTCGGGGGTGAGCAGACCGCGGTCCTCCCAGTGCCGCAGGACATGGGTGGCCAGGCCGAAGCGGGCCGCGGCCGTGCCGATCGTGGTGTGCGCACCCGTCATCGGTCGAGCCTAGGCGGTGGCGCGGTAGCGGGTGACGATCCCGACGGGATGCCACGGGAGGCGCACGGTGGTGGTGTCGACGTGGCCGAAGTGGGTGCGCAGTGCCCGGCGGTTCGCGCCGGGGCGGGCGAAGCGGAAGTCGTAGACGGTGAGGTGGCCGCCCGGGCGCAGGACCCGGTGCAGTTCGCGGGCGGCGGCGTCGAGGTCGGGCCATTCGTGCATGCTCAGGCTGGATACCGCCAGATCGATGCCGGCGTCGGGGTAGGGCAGGTCGGTGACGTCGGCGACGGCGAGGTCGACGGTGTGGCCGGTGAGGTTGCGGTGGGCGATCTCGATCATGTGCGGGGACAGGTCGATGCCGTGCAGGCGCAGGTCGGGTCGGCGGGTGGCCAAGCGGGACAGCAGCTTTCCGGGGCCGGTGCCGATGTCGACGACGGTGGCGCCGGGTCCGGTCGCGGTGTCGATGTCGGCGGCGATCCGCCGGTAGAGGCTGCCGAGCAGCCGGGTGGCGCGCTGGTCGTAGCTGGTGCTCTGGGCGTGGTCGAAGGTGGTCATGGGACCACGGTGCCGGTTCAGGTCGACCTGAAGTCAAGCCCGTGGCGGTGAAACCCGCGGTGTCGCAGTCACAGTGGACGCAGGACCACGATGCCCGGGGTGGTGCGGATGTAGTCGGCCAGTGGGGTGTCGAGCACCTGGTACTCGGCCAGGGAGGACGCGTTGCGGAACACCGGGCCGTCGGCGGTGTGGACGACGATGCCGACATGGGTGACGTCGAGGCCGGCGTCAGGGGTGTAGGCACCGAGGAAGTCACCGGTGCGCAGGCCCGCGAGCACGCCGTGATCGACGGCGGCCGCCGGGATGTGGGTGATCGCGCGATCGACCACGGGCAGGCCGGGCAGGTAGGTGCCGCCGTCGGCCTTGGCGTTGAGGTGCTTGGTGACGGTGACCGCGGCGGGGCTCAGGCTCGCGGTGACATCGGTGGCGGCGATGCGGCCGGTGTGCGCCCAGTCGGTGAAGAAGTGTTTGCGCCGGGTGAATTCGACGCGGCTGTCGACGTAGCGGGTGGCGACGAGGTTGGCGGTGAACTGGTCGCGGTCGGCCGAGCGGGAGGCGGCCTCGAGGTAGTCGAGGTAGGTGAAGCAGTCGACGCGGCGCAGGTCGATCACGAGTTGTTCGGGCTCGGTGGCCGAGCCGACGAGCATGTTCGCGCCATACGGGGTGCCGAGCAGGTGGGCCGAGAGCCGCGCGAGCAGTTCCGCGCGGCTGATGTCGCCGGATCGGGCGCGTTCGGCCAGCAGGTCGTCGATCGCGCGGCCGGTGGTGTCGTCGACCGCGGGTGCCGCGAACGCCGGTGCGCTCGGGCCGAGCAGGGCGGCCAGGACGAGCAGGATCCGGACGATGGTGCGCAAGACGCCTCCCAGCTGATCGGTGCGAGCGGTGTCCACCGTAGTCGACGTCGTGGCGGCGCGGTCAGGCGTTCGGGACGATGACGGCGCGTCCGGTGATCTGCCCCGCGTGCAGGCGCTCGTAGGCCAGCGGCGCTTCGTCCAGGGCGAAGGTCTCGACGTGGACCGACACCTCGCCCTGGCGGGCCAGGTCGAGAACTTCGATCAGTTCGGTGCGGGTCCCCCAGTACGGGGAGGTCACGGTGGTTTCGTAGGGCAGGGAACCGAACCCGACGGGCACGGTGCCGCCGCCGAGTCCGACGACGGTGATGTCGGCGGCGACACCGGCGGCGGCCGCCGCGGTGGCGGTGGTGGGTGGTGCGCCGACGAAGTCGAGGATCACCTGGGCGCCGAGTCCGTCGGTGAGGGTTCGGATGCGTTCGGCCGCACCGGAATCGGACAGGACGGTCTCGTGGGCGCCGACCCGGCGGGCCAGGTCGAGGCGGTCCTCGGACAGGTCCAGGGCGATGATGCGGGTGGCGGTGAGCGCGCGCAGCAGCTGGATGGCGACGTGCCCGAGCCCGCCGGCACCGATGACGACGGTGGTGCTGCCGGGCACGAGTTTGGGCAGCGACAGCGAGATCGCGTGGTACGGGGTGAGTCCGGCGTCGGTGAGCGAGACGTTCTGCACCGGGTCGAGCTCGCCCAGGGGCACGAGATGACGGGCGTCGTCGACGATCAGGTATTCGGCCATCGCGCCGGGTGCGCCGAGGCCGGGCGGGAAGATGCCGCGTTCCCTGGCGTGGAGGCAGTAGTTCTCGGCCCCGGTGGCGCACCGGCGGCACCGGCCGCATCCCCACGGCCCGTACACGGCCATCATGGCGCCGATCTCGACACCCTCGACCCCGGCGCCGAGGGCGGCGACCCGGCCCGCGCCTTCGTGACCCAGGGTCAGCGGCAGCGGGAAGCCGAGTTGATCGGCGGGCATCTCCATCACGGCGATGTCGGAGTGGCAGACTCCGGCGGCGGTGACCTGCAACAGCACCTGGCCCGGGCCTGGTTCCGGATCGGGGACGGTGACGACTTCGGGCGCGGAGCCGGGAGTGCGGTACTGGACGGCCTGCACGGGTACCTCCCACATCGAGGGTGGACTGCGGTGTCGGCGAGCTCGCTCGATCGTCGCAGCAGTTCCGGGGCGATTGCAAGCGATTCGCGATCTCGGCGATGCTGTGCGGGAGGGCTGGATTCGCGTACCGTTGGCGCAGGTAGTCCGCCTCTGTGGCGGATTCGCGCGGAAGTTGCTCGTTCGACTCATCGCCGGGTGCGGCGGAAGGGAAACCGAGATGCGTGCTCTGACCGTTGTTCCGAATCAGCCGGGATCGTTGCGCGTGGAGGATGTGCCCGATCCGGTGGCCGCACCGGACGAGTTGCTCGTCGAGGCGATCGCGCTGGGGATCTGCGGCACCGATCGCGAGATCGCCGAGGGCCTCTACGGGTGGGCGCCGCCGGGGCGGGACCGGCTGATCCTGGGGCACGAGTCGCTGGGCCGGGTGCGCACCGCGCCGGACGGAAGCGGTTTCACGGAGGGCGATCTGGTGGTCGGGATCGTGCGCAGGCCCGACCCGGTGCCGTGTGGCGCGTGTGCGCGCGGCGAGTTCGACATGTGCCGCAACGGGCGCTATGTGGAGCGCGGGATCAAGGAGATCGACGGGTTCGGGTCGAGCGCGTGGGTGATCCCGGTCGACTACGCGGTGCGCCTGGATCCGTCGCTGGCCCAGGTGGGGGTGTTGATGGAGCCGACGACGGTGGTGGCCAAGGCGTGGGATCAGATCGAGAAGATCAACGGGCGGGCCTGGTTCGATCCGAAGACGGTGCTGGTCACCGGCGCCGGGCCGATCGGGCTGCTGGCGGCGATGCTCGGCGCGCAGCGGGGACTGGACGTGCATGTGCTCGACCGCACCACCGAGGGACCCAAGCCGGGGCTGGTGCGCGATCTCGGCGGCACCTTCCACATGGGGTCGGCCGCGGCGGTGGCGGAGAAGATCGATCCGGATGTGGTGATCGAGGCGACGGGGTCACCGGCGGTGGCGTTGCAGGCCGCCGAGATCAACAATCCCGGGGTGATCGTGTGCCTGACCGGGGTGTCCTCGCCCGGGAACGACGCCGAGGTCGATGTGGGTGCGCTGAACCGGAACATCGTGCTGGACAACGCGGTGGTGTTCGGGTCGGTCAACGCCAACCGCCACCACTACGAGCTGGCGGCCGAAGCGCTGGCCAAGGCCGATCCGGCGTGGCTGGATCGGCTGATCACCCGGCGGCTGCCGTTGGAGCGGGCGCTCGAGGCGTTCGAGCCGGGTGATCACGCCGATATCAAGGTCGTGGTCGACCTCTGAGGGTCAGACCGGGCAGCCGTCGGGGCCGCAGGTCTCGCCCTCGGCGACGGTCACCAGCGGTGCCGGGCGGTCGTTCCACGCGGTGGTCAGCGCCTGGGTGAAGACCTCGGCGGGCTGGGCGCCGGAGACCGCGTATTTGCTGTCGAAGACGAAGAACGGCACGCCGGTCGCGCCGAGCTGGGCGGCTTCGCGTTCGTCGCGGCGCACGTCCTCGGCGTAGGCCCGCGGGTCGGCCAGGACGTCGCGCACGGCGGTCTCGTCGAGGCCGGCGCGGACCGCGAGGGTGACGAGGCGTTCGGTGTCGGCGAAGACGGGCTCGGATTCGGCGAAGTTGCCCGCGTAGAGGGCGTCCAGCAGCGCTTCCTGCTTGCCCTGCTCGAGGGCGAAGTGCAGCAGCCGGTGCATGTCGAAGCTGTTGCCGTAGTCGCGGCCGCTGGTCTGGTAGGGCAGGCCGAGCTGGGCGGCCTGGGCGCCGATGGCGCGCTCGTTGGCGGCGGCCTGGTCGACGCTGATGCCGTATTTGGCGGCGATGCGCGGGATCACGGGCCCGGTCTCGTCGGTGGGCAGGCTGGGGTCGAGTTCGAAGGAACGGTGCACGACCTCGACCTGGTCGCGGTGCTCGAACCCGGCCAGTGCTTCCTCGAAGCGGGCCTTGCCCAGGTAGCAGAACGGGCAGTTGATGTCGGTCCAGATCTCTACTCTGGTGGTCAAGCGGGCCTCCGCACATATCTGGACAGGCGTTCAAATTTCGTGGGGTGCAACGCCGGCGACGGTGCCGCTATTCCCCGGCACGTCCGGGCACGACAGGACGAGCACGAAGGAATCCGATGACGGTGCAGCGACGGAGGGGGTGGGTGCCGGTGTCCGAGGGATTGACGGCGCCGCGCGCGGTAGCCGGACTGTGGGCGGTGCGGCACGCGCAGAGCGCGGCCAACGCCTGGTACGCGGACCCGGCCACCGAACTGCGCCCGATGCGCGGCACCGACGCCGGCATGGACCTCACCGAGTACGGACGATGGCAGGCTCGACGCCTGGGCGACTGGCTGGCCGGGCTGGCTGCCGCCCAGCAACCACAACTGGTGGTCTGCTCCCCCTATCTGCGCACCCGGCTCACCTGGGCGGTGATGGCCGAGGCCGCGGCCACCGGCAACCGGCATCTGCGCCCGATCCGCACCCTGGTCGACGAGCGGCTGCGCGACCGCGAGATGGGCGTGTTCGAACTGCACCCGTACAAGGCGATCCGCCGGCGCTCCCCTGAGGAAGCCGCCCGCCGCGAACGGGTCGGCAACTGGGTCTACCGGCCGCCGGGTGGGGAGTCGCTGGCCGATGTGGCGGTACGGGTACGCAGCTTCCTCGACGAACTCGACGTGGTCGCGGCCGGACAGCAGGTGCTGGTGGTGACCCACGACGCGGTGGTGCTGTCGATGCGCTACGTCCTCGAGGGCATGGGCGCGCCGGTGCCCGACTCGCTCGAGCCGGTGCCCAACGCGTCGGTGTCGCAATGGCGGCGGGACGGGTCGCGGCTGCAGCTGCGGGTGTGGGGCGAGGTGGGGCACCTGACGGGCGCCGAGCAGGCGGGCTGAGCGTCCCCCGGCGCCGCGGTGCGGTCGCGGTGCCGGCGGCGATGGAAGAATGCTGCTCGTGCATGTGGCGATCGGCTTGGTGGTACTCGTGGGCTCCGCGGCCGCGCTGGCGGCGCTGGCGCGGCGGTTCGGGGTGTCCGAGCCGCTGGTGCTGACGCTGGCGGGGGTCGCGGCCTCCTATCTGCCGATGGTGCCGCAGGTGCACCTCGAACCGGAGGTGGTGCTGCTCGGTCTGCTGCCGCCGCTGCTGTACACCGCCGCGCTGCGCACCTCGCTCGTCGACTTCAAGGACAACCTGCGCACGATCGCCTCGCTGTCGGTGGGCCTGGTGCTGTTCACCACGTTCGCGGTGGCGCTGGTGGCGTGGTGGCTGCTGCCGGTGCCGTTCGCGGCGGCGGTGGCGCTGGGCGCGGTGGTCGCTCCGCCGGACGCGGTCGCGGCGACGGCGATCGCGCGGCGCACCGGTATGCCGCGCAGCATCGTGACCGTGCTCGAGGACGAGTCGCTGTTCAACGACGCGACCGCGCTGGTGTCGCTGCGCGGGGCGATCGCCGCCATGGCGGGCGCGGTGACGGTGTGGCAGATCGGCGGGGACTTCCTGCTGGCCGCGGTCGGCGGCGCGGTGATCGGCGGTGTGATCGCGGCGCTGCTGGTGCTGCTGCGCAAGCGGATCCACGACCCGGTCCTGGACACCACGGCCTCGCTGCTGGCGCCGTTCGTGGCGTACCTGCCCGCCGAGCACTTCCATGCCTCCGGGGTGATCGCGGTGGTGACGTGCGGGATGATCCTGGGTCACGGCGCCCAGCGCTGGCAGGGCGCGGCCTCGCGGGTCGCGGAGACGACGAACTGGCGCACCATCCAGTTCATTCTGGAGAGCGCGGTCTTCCTGGTCATCGGCCTGCAGGTGCGCTGGATCGTCGAGGGCGCGTGGAGCAGCGGGCTCGACCACACCACCTTGCTGATCGCCGCGGCCGCGGTGCTGGCGGCGGTGATGCTGGCCCGCCCGATCTGGGTGTGCACCCCGGTGCTGGTGGCCCGGCTGTTCGGGCGCGCGACCGAGCCGCTCGGTCATGCCGCGGTGGTGTCGTGGGCGGGCATGCGCGGGGTGGTGACCCTGGCCGCGGTGCTGCTGCTACCCGCCTCGACACCGCAGCTGCCGGTGCTGGAACTGCTGGCGCTGGTGGTGGTCGGTGGCACGCTGCTGGTGCAGGGCACCTCGCTGCCGTGGCTGGTCCGGCTGCTGCGGCTGCGCGGTCCCAGTCGCGCCGAGGACGCGCTGGCGAAAGCCGATCTGCTGCAACAGGCTTCGAGCGCGGGCCTGGCCGAGCTGGACAAGCGGATCGGCCCGGACACCCCCGAGCCGGTGATCGAATCGCTGCGTCAGCGGCTGGTGTGGCGTACCAACGCGGCCTGGGAGCGCCTGGGCAGGCCCGAGGCCGAGGTGGTGACCCCGACCGCGGAGTACCGGCGGCTACGGCTGGCGATGCTGGGCGCCGAACGCGACGCGGTGCTGCGGGTCCGCGACGCCGGATCGGTGGACTACGAGGTGCTGCAGCATGTGCTGGCGCGGCTGGATCTCGAGGAATCGATGATCGACCGGTTCGACGAGGCCGATTTCGAACCGCGCACCGAGCCGCTGACCGGCGCCACGTCCGCGGAGGGCTGCGCGCATCTGGAGCAGGCGCCGCTGCTGCGCGAGCCCGACGAGGAGCTGGTGTGCCGGGAGTGTGTGGCGCAGGGGCTGACGTGGGTGCATCTGCGGATGTGTACCGAGTGCGGCAACATCGGCTGCTGTGAGTCCTCGCTGGGTGATCACGCGAGCGCGCATTTCCGGTCGGCGGCGCATCCGGTGATGCGCAGTGTGGAGCCGGGCGAGGTGTGGCGCTGGTGCTATGTGGACGAGGTGCTGGGCTGACGGCGGTGTGAGTAGATCAGCCGCGCGTATTCGGCGAGCAGCCGGTCCAGTTCGGTGGGTTCGCCGGTCGCGGCGAGCTGCTGGTAGCCGATCAGCATGGCCATGCCGAGTTCGGTGACGACGCCGGCGGTGTCGCTGTCGTCGACGACGCTGTCGATCACGCGGTAGACCGTACGCCTGCGGGATTCGTCGACCCGTTTGACCGTCACGTGCACCGATTCGTCGTTGGCCGCCCAGGCGCGCAGCGCGGCTTCGGCGCTGTGCTCGAGTCCGCCGGCCAGTGCCGACATGGCCCGCACGTCGGCGTCGGGGTCGCCGTGGCCCACGTCGAGCGCGCGTAGCTCGATCATCTGCCGGTTCTCCCAGTGTTCGAGCAGGGTGTCGACGAATCCCTGCCACGACCCGAAGTGGTGGTAGAACGAGCCGCTGGTGACCCCGAGGCGACGGCACAGCACCCCGATGTTGAGACCTTTGAAGCCGAACTCGGCGAGCACCGCCACGGCGGTGTCGTAGTACTGCTCCTTGGTGACCACTCGGGACATCGCGATGCCGTTCTGTTCGTGCGGACAGGGCCGAAGAATGCGAACAGTACCCGATTCTCACAACCCCTCGCGCGGACGTAACGAGGTCTACGATGCGCCCGAATCGATCGCGCTCAGACCGAAATACCAAGTGCTGGAACATAATACGTGGACAACGACCTGTAGGAAGCACCCGGATGGAATTACAGAGCAGACGCTCTGTAAACTTTTGTTCATGCCGAGACCGCGTATCCACGACCCGGAGACGGTGCTGGACGCCGCCGAAAACCTCGCCGCCCGTTCCGGTCCCGCGGCGGTGACCGTGCGCGCGGTCGCCGCCGCCACCGGCGTGTCCAACGGCGCGCTGTACCACTCGTTCGGCTCGCGCCAGGAAGTGCTGGCGCGCACCTGGTTACGCGCCGCACGCCGGTTCCTGGCCCTGCAGGCCGTCGACGTGGACCGCGCGATCGCCGCCGCCGACCCGGCCGCCCGGATCACCGCCGTCGTCGACGCCGCCGAGACCCCGGCCCGGCTGGCCGACACCCACCCCGACTCGGCGCGCGTCCTGCTGCTGGTCGACCGCGCCGAACTGCTCACCGGCGAGCTGCCCGCCGAACTCGACCGCGAGATCGCCGACACCGAGAAAGCCCTGCTGAGCGTGCTGATCCGGCTCGCCCGGGCGCTGTGGGGCCGGGCCGACCGGCGCGCGGTCGCCACCGTCACCACCTGCCTGGTCGACCTGCCGACCGCGCTGCTGCTGCGCCGCGACCGGCTCACCGATCCCCTGGCCCGCAGACACCTGCGCGCCGCCGTCCGTGCCGTGCTCGAACTCGGCCCCCGCTGAAAGGAACCACCTGATGCCCACCCTGCGCTACCACGACAAGATCGCGATCCTCGACCTCGGCGACGGGGAGAACCGCTTCTCCCCCGACTTCATGACCGAGGTGCACACCCACCTCGACGCCGCCGTCGCCGCGGGCGCCGACGCCCTGGTGACCACCGCGACCGGCAAGATCTACTCCAACGGCCTCGACCTGGACTGGTTGTCGGCCAACGGCGATCACGCCGCGGAGTACGTCGAGGCGGTGCACACCCTGTTCGGTCGGGTGCTCACGCTGCCGATGCCCACCGCCGCCGCCATCGGCGGACACGCCTTCGGCGCGGGCGCCATGCTCGCCATCGCCCACGACTACCGGGTGATGCGCGCCGACCGCGGGTTCTTCTGTTTCCCCGAGGCCGACATCCGCATCCCGTTCACCAACGGCATGGCCGCGCTCATCCAGGCCAAGGTGCCGCCGAGGACCGCCGTCGCCGCGATGACCACCGGCCGCCGCTTCGGTGGCGGTGACGCGCTGTCCTATGACCTGGTCGACGCCGCCGTCGCCGAGGCCGAGGTACTCGACACCGCGCTGGCCACGGTCGCGCCGCTGGGCGGCAAGGACCAGCCCACCCTGACCGCGATCAAGTCGGTGATGTTCGCCGGTGTCCTGGACGCGTTGCGCGGCAGGGACTGAGCTCACGGCAGCCGGGGGCCCTTGCCCAGGTAGACATCGCCTCGATCGTCACTGGCCCAGCCGCCCCCGGTGTAGTCGCCCAGCACGAAACACGCGTCGCAGAACTGCTTGCCGAACACCGACAGGTAGATGCTGCGGTAGGAGCTGATCGCCCGCATCTTCACCGACTTGTAGGCCGCCTGCGCGCGCGGCTGCGCCTCCAGGAAGGCGTAGCGGCGGAAGTCCGCGACCGGCTCGGTGGAGAAGCGGACCAGCCCGAGCCTGCTCAGATTGCCCAGGTAGTGGTGATCGCGTTCGGGCAGCGCGCAGCCGGCCATGTAGGCGATCATGTTGATGCCGTCGGCCAGGCGCTGCGAACCGATCCCGAACGGCGCCTTGGTGCGGATGTCGATCGCGGGCTGCGGTCCGGCGACCGCCAGGAATCGCAGGATGCGGGCCTCGTCGGGGGTCAGGTCGTGCAGGATCGGCACGAACGAGGGATGCAGGTCGCGCGGCTGCTGGGCCGAGTCCCAGCCCTCGGTGATCATCGCGTCGCCCATCGCCTTGAGGTCCTCGGCGCCGACGCTCGCCTCGAGCGGCCCGTACACCCCGGCGGCGGTGCCGGTGAGCCCGAGCGCGCTCAACGCGATGCGACGCAACGCCTCGACGCGCTCGTCGATGATCTGCGAGATGGGTTCGCCTGCGCGGATGTCGTCGGCCAGGTCGGTCGCGGTGTGCAACGCGCCCTTGGTGACCGCGCCGACGATGTGGCGCAACGACAATCCGGCGATGCGCGCCAACCCGATCAGGTCGGTCGGGATGCCGGGCTCCTCGGGCCGGTCGGGCAGGTTCTCTGGCTCGTCCATGCTCACACTCCGAAGACCAGCAGGTGCAGGGCGCCGACCAGTACACCGAGCGCGCCGCCGTGCGCGTAGAGCAGCCAGGCGTCCTGTTCGATGGCGGTGTACAGCATTTCGACGAACTCCTCCGGCGGCAGTTCGCGCAGCTTCTCGGTGGCCAGCCGGTCGACGCTGGCCGCGGTGGTCTGGGAGAACTCCACATCCTCGACCAGCCACGGCTTCATCTCGGTGGCCAGGCTCGCGCCCGCGGTGGCCTGGATGGCGTCGAAATGGGCCGGGCCCACCGCCAGCCGGGTCACCGACCGCAACGGGCCCAGCACACGGTCGATCTCAGCCTTGAGGAAATGCGCGATGACCGCGCGGGTCTTGTCGCCGCTCGGCCCGTCGAGCAGCTGCTCGGTGACCACGTCGAGGGTGACGATCTGATAGCCGATCGCATGCCCGAGATCGGCGGCCGCCTGATGCTGGCGCTTGGCGAATTTGGCCACGCCCCACGGATATCGGTAGCGCGGCTGCGGCGTCGCCGGCTCGAACACCACCTTGATCGCGATGATGTTGACCAGCACACCCACGACGGCGCCACCCACCAACACCCACGCCCAGGCGGGCAGGAAGTGCAGGATGTCGTAGAGCCAGCCGGGCAGCGAGATCAGCGCGGGCGTGTCCCCGTGCGGGGTGCTGTAGTGCAACAGCGACAGCCACAGCGCCACGATCACCCCGAAGGGGAACCCGATCACCCCG
It encodes the following:
- a CDS encoding glucose 1-dehydrogenase, with product MRALTVVPNQPGSLRVEDVPDPVAAPDELLVEAIALGICGTDREIAEGLYGWAPPGRDRLILGHESLGRVRTAPDGSGFTEGDLVVGIVRRPDPVPCGACARGEFDMCRNGRYVERGIKEIDGFGSSAWVIPVDYAVRLDPSLAQVGVLMEPTTVVAKAWDQIEKINGRAWFDPKTVLVTGAGPIGLLAAMLGAQRGLDVHVLDRTTEGPKPGLVRDLGGTFHMGSAAAVAEKIDPDVVIEATGSPAVALQAAEINNPGVIVCLTGVSSPGNDAEVDVGALNRNIVLDNAVVFGSVNANRHHYELAAEALAKADPAWLDRLITRRLPLERALEAFEPGDHADIKVVVDL
- a CDS encoding DsbA family oxidoreductase; translation: MTTRVEIWTDINCPFCYLGKARFEEALAGFEHRDQVEVVHRSFELDPSLPTDETGPVIPRIAAKYGISVDQAAANERAIGAQAAQLGLPYQTSGRDYGNSFDMHRLLHFALEQGKQEALLDALYAGNFAESEPVFADTERLVTLAVRAGLDETAVRDVLADPRAYAEDVRRDEREAAQLGATGVPFFVFDSKYAVSGAQPAEVFTQALTTAWNDRPAPLVTVAEGETCGPDGCPV
- a CDS encoding histidine phosphatase family protein, which codes for MPVSEGLTAPRAVAGLWAVRHAQSAANAWYADPATELRPMRGTDAGMDLTEYGRWQARRLGDWLAGLAAAQQPQLVVCSPYLRTRLTWAVMAEAAATGNRHLRPIRTLVDERLRDREMGVFELHPYKAIRRRSPEEAARRERVGNWVYRPPGGESLADVAVRVRSFLDELDVVAAGQQVLVVTHDAVVLSMRYVLEGMGAPVPDSLEPVPNASVSQWRRDGSRLQLRVWGEVGHLTGAEQAG
- a CDS encoding Na+/H+ antiporter produces the protein MLLVHVAIGLVVLVGSAAALAALARRFGVSEPLVLTLAGVAASYLPMVPQVHLEPEVVLLGLLPPLLYTAALRTSLVDFKDNLRTIASLSVGLVLFTTFAVALVAWWLLPVPFAAAVALGAVVAPPDAVAATAIARRTGMPRSIVTVLEDESLFNDATALVSLRGAIAAMAGAVTVWQIGGDFLLAAVGGAVIGGVIAALLVLLRKRIHDPVLDTTASLLAPFVAYLPAEHFHASGVIAVVTCGMILGHGAQRWQGAASRVAETTNWRTIQFILESAVFLVIGLQVRWIVEGAWSSGLDHTTLLIAAAAVLAAVMLARPIWVCTPVLVARLFGRATEPLGHAAVVSWAGMRGVVTLAAVLLLPASTPQLPVLELLALVVVGGTLLVQGTSLPWLVRLLRLRGPSRAEDALAKADLLQQASSAGLAELDKRIGPDTPEPVIESLRQRLVWRTNAAWERLGRPEAEVVTPTAEYRRLRLAMLGAERDAVLRVRDAGSVDYEVLQHVLARLDLEESMIDRFDEADFEPRTEPLTGATSAEGCAHLEQAPLLREPDEELVCRECVAQGLTWVHLRMCTECGNIGCCESSLGDHASAHFRSAAHPVMRSVEPGEVWRWCYVDEVLG
- a CDS encoding TetR/AcrR family transcriptional regulator, which encodes MSRVVTKEQYYDTAVAVLAEFGFKGLNIGVLCRRLGVTSGSFYHHFGSWQGFVDTLLEHWENRQMIELRALDVGHGDPDADVRAMSALAGGLEHSAEAALRAWAANDESVHVTVKRVDESRRRTVYRVIDSVVDDSDTAGVVTELGMAMLIGYQQLAATGEPTELDRLLAEYARLIYSHRRQPSTSST
- a CDS encoding TetR family transcriptional regulator, with the protein product MPRPRIHDPETVLDAAENLAARSGPAAVTVRAVAAATGVSNGALYHSFGSRQEVLARTWLRAARRFLALQAVDVDRAIAAADPAARITAVVDAAETPARLADTHPDSARVLLLVDRAELLTGELPAELDREIADTEKALLSVLIRLARALWGRADRRAVATVTTCLVDLPTALLLRRDRLTDPLARRHLRAAVRAVLELGPR